The sequence ttttgTCAAccttttaaaatataataaagatCAAATGCAGGGGCAATTTTACATATACAAGTGGCGCACGCTTTGTGCTGTAGGCCAACatgtgatgaatgaatgaacctaAGGCCATTAGGGCCGTTCAATTGTGTGTTCAGTTCAAAACCCATCTAGAATGTCCACATAAAGGCACACACATTGCAGCGTAgagataaagaaaaataaaataaacgcatgCTGTGAAACTGCACTTTTATCTTCAAAgatcactgtgtgtgtgtgtatgtgtttgtgtgtgggtttAAAACAGCACAACTGCGGTAGTGCGGGTAACCTTTATCACTTGGTGGCACACACGAAGGGCACATGTCCATTTTGGCAGACTGCCAGTATGCGTGTGCTTGTGGGTCTGatggagagagagcgagggggggtgagagagagagagagagagagagagagagagcaaaagaGAGAGAAGCATTTATTTGGTCTAAATTCTAGTTGACTGTCACCTAATTGTCAGCATAGTTTGCCAAATTCCCCAAAACAGTCAACTAGATGCGCCAGTTCTTATGCCAAGAGCATGTTGACCAATCTACCAAACTAGGGCCCAGATGATGACGGTACGATAAAGGTACAATGGTGGATGCCCGGAGTCCGCTGACCCATTCAGCCCCCCCCGGACGCCCTTGATGTAGAGCTAGGACAGAGTTTAGAGAGAGGATagtgagagaagagagagagcgagatgaGAGAGAGGGAGATGAAGAGGAGCGTGAGAATCACCGCGTTGCGCTGCAGTGTTCAGCTGCATTCATTGCGCGCACGCGTGTTGGCGTGATGGTTCTGATCGGCGCAGCCATCAAAGGCGTCTTCAAGTATCTCAAAAAGAACACGGGTGAGTTTATTCTCATCTGTGCATGCTTGCTGTGTGaccgtttttttgtaaaggaCAACTTCGGGTGCATGAAACAGTGGTTACCATAGCAACCACCTCAGTACCTGTGTCGAGGTCCACCGCAGAACGGCGGCCTGATTTCTTCCTCCTGTCTGCAGCAAAGGAGGACGACCGCTGGTCCATCCACTACACTACCCAGAAGCCCCAGCAGGGTCTCTTCTTCATCCGTGCAAAAAAGCAACACGCGAGCGCCGAGGACTTGCAAGGTCAGAGTTGATTCAAGATTGAATACATGTGACAAGATCATACGGGACGTGGGCACTGTAATTTAACATTACGTTGATTTCAATGACACTactgccttgagatatgagctaAATTCCTTACATgaccattaggggtgtgccaaaaaatcgattcataaaagaatcaagattctcatttattaatcgaattgaatcgatattaatatccaaaaatcgattttatttaaattagaaatgaagaagaaggggaaaaggcagttgtagcccacatgctgtttttgtggaaaaaaagccacatacaatacaaaattaataaatgtttaaacaaaaaaaaaagacactttaatgtctctatttgtcattttgttttgcaaagcagactggagaaGAACATGACAATTTTGTGCATatataaattgaagcagaagtcatttgtcaatcaaataattttgaatcgaaaatcgtttgaatcgagaattgaaaaacgattctgaatcgaatcgtagacccaaaaatcgtaatcgaatcgaatcgtgagacagtcaaagattcccagctctAGTGACCATGTTTGTATCTCGAGAGTTTTACTATCATTGTTCCCATTAAATTTAagcctcttattttttttttttttttttttttttttttttttttttttttaaagaattgttcGAGTTGTTTGCTGCCACTATACAGTATTCTATCTACAtcactgcaaactacaaccacaatgataaaataacataaaactgaatggaaattATATAAATGTCATGAACTGATGTTGATTAAAAACTTTATGCAATAAATGAATTCCAAAACAAATCTCCAAATGGCCTGTTGACATTGTACCACGAGGAAGGTTttggacaaaacaaaatgtttttttttttttttatgctgtatGTGTGTCTTGCAGCATATAGCAGCGTGACTCAGCATGGAGACAGCAAACCTACCACCTCTCTGCTCTGCACCCCGAGCCCCACCTCCTTCACATCGCCAGGACTCTGCCAATCAGAGGGCAGGGTGCACAGGCGATGGAGAGACAAAAGCAGGAAGGTGGTGAGAGAGATTGACAAGGCTGCAAattgaaacacaaacacagtcAGTGTTCAACATAAATGAGTCCAACCCGAtagatttgtgagaaaaaaaataaatcttgattGTGCTTTTATAATGAATATTTTCTATGGTATTGTACGCTACAAAATGCTCCTATGAATATGCATCAGTTTATACAGCGCTTGTTCTCATTTCACCTTTGGTTGCGATTGATTGGTGACCAGTGCAAGGCTCAGCCCCAGCTGACCCCTGACCCTAAAGAGAACCACTGTGATAGAAAATGGAAAGGATGGATGATTGATCACTCAATGAATGCAAAACCTACTTTTCGAGGGGGTGCACTTATTTATGTTGTCCATTGAACATCATGAGCATGAGACTTAACTTTACtgcatcacatttaaaatggagGTCTTTACTATTCAATTACACACAACTGTACAAGCTCCATTTGAAGGTCTGTAGTTAAATGTCTAATTTGCTTTAGTCGTCTCACTGTCTCTTCTTCTATCCGTCCTTTTGTCGCCTCAGAGGTCCACATTTTGGGACTTTCTCTCTCAGTCGTGCTTTTCTGTTTGTCTCGAGTCGTCAGTTTGGAGAAGAAAGGTAAACATGGACCCCTAGAATAGACTATAGAGTAGAACAGTGCCTTGACCCAGAGTTGTTCCCCCAACATAATACGTATGTACCTTAATCCAGATGGGTTTTGGAAAAACAACAGTTCTCTGACTGTTAAGTTTTCGggccttgatttaaaaaataaataaataaataaataaataataataataataataataataataataaaaatatttttattattattattattattattattattattgttattattattattattattattattattatatattaattaatactTAATTCGGGTAAGTTTCTCAGACATCATCTGCCTCCACTATTGAAAATAATCTGAAACCTAAAGCTAGTGTGCACACATAttttaacatcttaaaaatatatcacagattatttcattttaatttcattttttaaaatgtacttgAAGTGTCAGAGAAATCTAATAATTGggtatttgctgactttgactGGAAATTGTGGAAATCTCATTAGTATGCGTACACCCTGCTTAAAAGGTTAAAGCAAGCTTGAAAGAATTTAAAGGGGAaaacaaccttaaacatttcttgacaatatgttatatgtcacctaactagtttaaacatgacattctgattaattaatattacatttatggaatataAGTTAAGCAGTAAAATACAGCCGTTTTCATCagtatcagaaggcagccattttgccacttgctgtcgagtgaaaatgacatcacagttgctcaggtctccggctacaaccaatcacagctcagcttcagaaaaagctgtgattggtcattgcctcaGCCTTGAGGaattgtcatcttcagtcaacagcaagtggcaaaacagCCACCCcctcgagatggataaaaacggctggattttgctgcttaactcgtattccactaacacaatattaaccagaatattgtatttagactagtggggttgcatagaacatattattgtcaagaattttttctttTGAGTAGACTTCTCCTTTAAGTACGTTTCAACTATCTGAGTGACTGTTCCAGCGGTTCAATCCAACCCGTCCCCGATAGATTAGACTAAATTTAAAGTAGACTTACCCAGGAGAATAAACCAAGATGTTGTCTCAGTCCTCAGCCTCCTCGGATGAAGAGGAAACGGTCATCCTCAACGACACACGTCCTCTGACCCCACTCGTCCTCAACCCAATTGATCTCACCACCTGTTGGGACGTCTTTGCTTGCGAGACGGAGCTTGGCGTGAAGGCAGAGGCCATCCCCCGACTCCCGACCCCAGAGGAGAAGATGAGGCAACAGGCAGATGCTGTGACAGCTGAAATAGTTACGATCAACGTAACAGGTGGGCACCGAGCCTGGTTTCAGGTTAGGATGCGATTTGGGCCTTAGTTGAAATGGAAAGTGAAGCACAATCCAAGTCAAGGTTGAAAAATGATTTGAGCTTCCACTTGTGTTCGGGCCATGATGAGTCTTAATCGAACATTTTGTATCTTCAACATTGGCGACAGGTCAGAGTTTTGATCGCCAGGCCAGCTTCAGAAAAGTGGCTTGCAACACAGACTCCTCATCCCGCCACCATCGGAATCTAAGCCGCCGCATGACACATGTCACTGAGAACCCTGTCGATGTCATCAATAAACAAGGTAACACTCTAGTTCAatgattcccaaccactgtgCAACCATCAGGTGTCATGTGGGAAATTATGAAATTTCACCAAAAGCGGAAGTTAACCTGAAAATAATTTCAtgacagtaatatgttctgtgcagccccactagtctaaattcggtattctggttaatattgcgttagtggaataagagttaagtagcaaaatccagcagtttttatccatctctgggggaggccattttgccgcttgctgttgactgaagatgacatcacagttgcttagggcCCAGGCAGCAACCAATCACCTGTTTTATGAAGGTAAGCTGTGATTGTtttttacctgagacctgagcaactgtgatgtaattttcactcgacagcaagtgtcaaaatggccgccccctgagatggataaaaacgatggattttgctgcataacccaCACATACATGGGGACAACCTACAAACTCCACACGGGAAGGCTGAAGCCTAGAAACAAACACCAAACCACACAACTCTGAAACAGCTATGCCGCCTCaattaaaatatttgtgttGTACTCAACAGTATGACACAACTGAACTGTAGGGATTCTTATGTATGACCAAAGGAACCTCTTTActacactttgagaatcactagCCTCAATGAAGTTGGGAAACATCTCTAGTTCCTCCTCATTTCACCATATTTCATAACATTTCCTCCTGTTTTCCACTTCAGATTCACCTGCAGATCAATGCTCCCGAGCCTCTCCACTTGTCCaacaggaagaggaggagttTGTCATCAAGAAACGCGAGTCACTGGCGAGGAAGATCCGAGCCCCGAGAGGGGAGGGGATAGCCAGCCTCATGATGTCCCTCACCTCACCACGGGTCGACAGCCTCTCCTGCTCCTCTGACTTCCGCAGCTTGCCCCGCATGGCCACCAGCTCCTCTCTGGACTCAGACGCCAGCTGGAACAGTGTCTCTTACAGGACACTCAGCGCCTCCTCATCCTGTTCACAGGTCAGTTTCAACGAGACATTCTGTCAGCTGACTTTGTCTTCATGGTGTATCTTTTCTTTGATTGTCTTGACTGTTTTACATTGTATAGAAAACAAGCAAGTTATGAGATAAGTCTCCCTTGAGGACAAATAAGTTTTCTAAGACTTTGTCCTATCTATAGGATTTTCCCAGTGACCTTCAGCCCCTGCTGCCCTGTCACTTAAGCGCAAGGGTTATTCCTCAGTGTTCTTCCCCCTCTCATCTCAGCAACCCTCCCTCTCCCCGGAAGTGGGGGCCGACTTGCTCTTGTGATCATGTTGGCCAGTCTCAAAACTGCACCCACTACCGCTCCCCTTCCACTTCAGTAGCAGATGCTGAGTCTCTGGATGGGGCATCAACCCTGTCACGCTGCGGAAGCCATTGTTCCCTCCAGTCTCCGTGTCCCACTGGTGGTGATTGGACTCCCATCAACCAGGAACCAAGTCCTGTTTCCGTGGTTTCTTCTGCTTGCTCCTCCCCTTGTAACTTTGAGTTGGTGTACTCGGAGGATGTCACTTTGTCTTCCTCGCAGAGTCGAACTAGATCATCCAGCACATCCTCCTCCTCATGCCGCAGCATCTCCCTGCGGAAGTCCAAGCGTCCGCCTCCGCCACCTTTACGGTTTGACTCTCTCCGACGCCGAGTAAGCCGCAGCAAGTCATGTCGTACGCCATCCAGCCCCGGTGTGGATCGCAGTCCTTGCTCGTCAACCCAGACCTTGCACGATCCTTGGGTACCTCGGAACCATAGCAAACAACGCCAGAGTGGGATCGACTGTGGCACAGTCACGACTTTCGAACCTTTTGAACAGGCAGGTTCATCCAACAACCTCCCTTCAACTCCTGGCTACACTCTTGGCCTCCTCCATGGTTCTCCAGTCTCAAAAGAGGAGGGACAACTTCAGTGTCTCGCTTCCCCCTCCAGTGGTTACTCCAGCCAGTCCAATCCCTCGCCAACAAGAACTCCCCCAGGAGCCTTCTCTCTTTCCCAAAGCTCCCCTTTCTTCTACCCTTGTGCAACCTCCCTCCCACTGTCTCCCAAGAAGTCGAAACCCCACCCTCCAGAGAGGAGGtcctctctcctctcctccatatcctcctccttttcctccACCTCTTCCTTGTcatcctgctcctcctccaaCTCCTCTGCCCAGCATTCTCACCCCCCTGCCCACTTGCTTccaactcctcctcctccacctcctctgCCACCTTCTCCTCATCACCCACCTCCTCTCCAATATTTATCTCTTCACCCCACACCTCTGTCACCTTCTCTTCCGCCTCCCCCACCTCTGCCACTTTCTCTTCATCCTTGTCCACATCTCCAACTGTCATCTCCTCCTCTTACTCCTCTCAAACCGTCATCTCTTCATCCCACTCCACTGCCACCTTCTACTCTTCGTCCTCACCCTTCTCATTTCACACCTTTATGTCTTACCCCTCCACCTGCTCTCCCACCATCATCTCTTCCTCTTCAGGCGGCTCATCTCCAACCATGTTCTCTTACTCCTTCCTCTCCTCTCCAACGGTCTTCTCTTCATCCCAGTCCTCTTCCACcttcttctcttcctcctcctcctcccctcccACCATCAGATCTTTCTCTTCATCTCACTCCTACCAAATCATCATCCCTACCTCCCACTCCTCGGCCAGCTTCCTCTCTTCCTCCTCACCCCTCTCATTTCCCATCTTCTCTTTATCCTCGAAGTCCCCTCCCATCATCTCTTCCTCTTGAGACCTCTCATCTACCACTatcttctcttcctcctcccacTCCTCTCCAACCGCCAACTCTTCATCTCAGTCCTCTGCCATCTTCTTCTCTTCCACCTCCAACCACTCCTCTGTTAGCATCATATCCTCCTGCtccacctcctcttcctccttgccTACCACCATCATCAACCCCAACACCCCTCCCACCTCCTTTAGCCTCTcgaccccctcctcctccatacTCCCATGCAATCAAGCAGTCCTCCCATCATGCTGTACTGTTTTCGACATCTCCCGGTGTCACCCACCAACCCGCCAGATTACACCTGCCACCAGGCCTTGGCACCCCCCCAAATTACAGTGTAAAAGGTTCAAACCTATTTACCTGCCCTCTAGTGACTGCACAGGCTTTGCGGAGCGTCAAGCTTCGCTCCATTACAAACAAGGAAGTCCAATGCCCAAAGAACCTGATGGCCGATGCCAAGTTTTCTGACACTCCTCAGCTAGATGATACTCTGAGTCTTGATACCCCTGCCCATGCTAATTCAAATCAACAACAACCTGTAATATTGCCTAGCCATTTGGTAGTGTCCAATGATAAGTCTCATATCCACACTGTGACCCAAGATGATCATCTTATAAATGGCCAAATACATCCGGGGGATTCTCACATGTATGCCAGAGATTCACGTGAGGTTGGGAGCTTGAGGAAGAAGCCCGTCCTTCCAAAGAAGCCCAATCTTAGTATTCTGGGGGTGATCGCATCTTCAGAGGCCAGACAAAAGCCAAAAGGAGAGAACTGCAGGGCGTTAATTTCATCTAGCCTTGTAAAGCCACAGTCCATCCCCGAGACCACAGGATGTGTAGTGGGACCCACAGGTAACATCTTGCACAGTGACACCTCATCAAGCAACAAGGGCTGTCATTCCTCGAGCAAGGTTGATGTTTTGTCGTCCTTCGATGGGACCGCTCCTGGACCATGGTGCACTTTAGAGACTTTAACACGTAGCACTTTAGCAGCGCAAATTGTTGCCGGAACATCACTCCAGCAAGAAGTGGAAAGACAATGTCACAGAAGGATGATGAGGTCACTGGGTGAGGATGAGGAAGAAGACGAGGAGCAGAGAAAGACAACCATGATGTTTGCCACCACCAAACATAACAAATCAAGGAAGAAGAGAAGAGCAGTAGGAAGACACCTGCTTATGATGTCATCAAGTAGGGTgtcttcatcctcttcatcatcgtcatcttcatcctcagACGAAGAGGCTGAGTCAGAGACAAGGCAGAGTAGTTTGCGTGATCTGATTGGTCCAAGAAAATGCTCCCTGAGCAGCGTGCTGTCCAGTGACAACCTGCAAGGAGCAGTTTCACTGAGTGACCTCCTCATTGAAGAGCCacaggatgaagaggaggagtttGAGGCCAGAAAGATGGATGCTGGTTGGCGTTCTGATGGTACGGCGGTTCCCGTAGTCATTTTTTGACGCAAACTGATGTCACTAAGCAGCTTCTCTTGTGAATGTGCAGCTGGCTTCTTTACAGGTGGATCGCCGGGACCACGAACAACTGAGGACCTCTTCAGCGTCATCCACAGGTACACactacacacgcacatgcaacaCACGATATGTCCATCAGGTTGACTCATGTGCTTGTTTCCTCCCGCATTAAGCAGTGCATTATGGGAAGGAACGGCTTGATGTGCAGTAAGTGAAGGCAATCAAGTGATAGCCTTAGAAtaggggttctcaaactttttaggTCTGtagtatgtttgttttattggttTATTGATCCCTCTATCCTCCTgaccaccaggaaaaaaaattattgtccaatcatgtttattttgatattcctcaATATTTGTGAAGTAaatggaatactgcaaaagaattttttgaaaaacaaaaagtttttatttttaagatatgatgtgtccactacagaggacattttttaaaacttaaatgttaggctcaaatacagttaaaataattcaaacaatactctaatgtgttcttaagagtcttatagaaaacatgctgacaacatttaaagcctaaatttgttcaataaaacaaaacaaaaaaggtgcttgcactgagggaagccattttcttttataatgcaatcaaaggtagcaagccccacccctacacatttagtatcattggaaagctctgagtgtcctctatagagcacaaaatgagttaattcaatcataagcactgggtgggagatattcaggtttaaaaaggtctaCTAAGAGgaaaaatttgaattgctggtcgtCAGGAAGATAAGTCAGTATACacttttaaaagggaagtcaaccttaaacttttctttacaataatgtgttatGTAATATGAGGCAAtaaccagccatttttatccatatcagggggcggccattttgccacttgctgtcgactgaagatgaaatcaaagttgctcaggtctcaggcaaccaccaatcacagctcacctgttttctgaagctgagctgtgattggttgttgaccagctatgatgtcatcttcagtcgacagcaagtggcaaaatgccgCGTTcaaatattgataaaaacttttattttgctgcttaactcgtattccactaacacaattttaaaccgaataccgtatttagactagtggggctgcatagagcatattattgttaagaaatgttaGGGGGgattgacttctcctttaaaaaaattatacaacATAATttgttgcaaattattttgcacCCATTTTACATCTTATGAAGATCCCCGGACCccaatttgagaaccactgccttAGACGTCAACTTTTTTGCCAACATTCTTCTAGTCAGCTTCCTTCCCTCCTCTCCTCCTACTGTAACAAACGAATGTAAGCACACCATCCAAAAGAAGTGAAAATGTCTTATCTGTCCGTCTATCTCAGATCAAAGCGGAAAATGTTGGGACGAAGAGATTCTTCCAGCCTGACCTCAGCCGACCACCGACCTCGACCAACGCCACAAACCTTTGTAACGCTCAAAGGTAAAAGATCGTCGAAAAGCGAGCGCTTCAAGACACTACTGCTGAGAAAGGGGAGCCGCTTGCAGTCATCTTCCCGTATATCGGCCGTTGAGCGCCTTCGCGTAGCTGCTGCTCCTGTCCATGCCACATACCTGTGTGCGGTAAACACTCACCTGACTCTTGATGTGGCACAAACATGTCCAAACATGGCGATGAGGCAAAGAGGGTCACACTTGCCACTCTTCTCCTTGCCGGTGTTTGTTCGTTCCTCCCTTGCCATGCGGCGTTGCCCGCACGTCGCTCCCTGGTCAGCAAGTCGGCGGTTGACTGCTCGCCATCGTCACTTTGCTGGCCCCATGACTGCAATCTATGAGAGGGAAGGAGAAGAGGAGTAAGATGTACACTACTCACAAGGAGTTTGGTACATTTGGTTTTTGAATGAAATTATAGGATGAGCATATATCATCTAGCAACTGgtactaattaaaacaaaaaaagacctgtTGTGTGCTCTATGTTGCAGAACAACAAACTGTGAAAACAATTATTGGAACATTGAAAGATCAAATTAAATTCACCCATACAGTTTATAATGCATTTTATGTTCATCCTGAAGTTTCACCCGAAAACCAAAAATTCCTTATCCCTAAAGTCTCAGAAGACTGATCATGTTCCATCATTGTTTTACTTATCTTTGTTAAATCCACATGGGATGGGACATGGAATTAGTCGTGTttgagcatcatcatcatcattttctcAAACATGGTTTAGTAAATGCTGCTGCAGTGTAACGTACAGCAATATAAATATGTCATATGTCATGTCATACTATTTTAGATTCATTGTGTGTAAACAACTCGCCTGGGTTTATCATCTGTACTGTAGTCCAGTTGCACCAACTGAACAAGGGTGAAGAATCCTGTGACCATTTTAGCAGCAATAAATCTGGGTTTTGTattaaaaagcaataaatgagaTGAATATGATGGAACAAATCATGCAAAGTGGTAAAAAATGAAGAAGTTAtgtcaaaataatttttaaaaagtgctaAATAAAAGATTTTCAATCATAACGTTCAATTTCTTTCACAAGTTGCATGACAACCACATCAATCAACTAAACagattgaagcctcttttttgcATTGATCTTtcactatctgccaaactgcaACTTACTGTGGTTTGAGTCTGCTGCCCCCATGCAGTGCTTATGTTTCAAATTTGAGCTTGTCAATATGTACACATGTGGCAATGATCAGGAGTTAGTTTTGCAGTGAGTAGATGTGTGGGTGTGGAACACTGCAAAACATAAAGTAcctaacaaaacatttaaaccaAGAACCAAGCATGTGGAGTGCATGCGTTACTCAAAGCTACAGGGAAGGAAGAGAGATGAGAGGAGGGGAGAATTAAATGTCTTTCAATCAAATACaagtcagttgtatttaactttttaggacatttgcatttaatctctaagaactgtttgttttcagcatttattcaagtgcatttttcatttaatttatgtACAATACTTTAAAACTGAATCAATTCTAAAGTGCCCCCCCCCTAAGTATTCAAGGTCAGACTGCATCATAATGTTAGTGGGgggttttttatttcttttttagggTGGTAAATGCGTAAAAAAAGCTTGAGGGACCATTCAAcagcacaaaaatataagtatacaaaatgaccccccTAGGGGATTTCAGAGGCCATTACAAcagaattttagtttcatgctGACACTGATTTGTTTCCTTTTCAGCAGTAGGCCTACTATAAGAAAAGGGGAACTATATTTTGTGCAGAAAATAGTTTCTCCCGTTGTGCCGAgttataaaaatatgaataggtAGTAAAAGATCATTTTTACTGCTGTACactgcatttgtttttaaacgtttcATGAACTAATGagtgcatttttaaaatcaattaacaTTGAAAAGTGGAACAATTCTCTTCAaaattgccttttctttttttaatatcagttCTTGTCATTAGCATGAATTTTGAAGCATTCAAATTCTAGTTTGTTGACACAAAGCACAAGTtgtaaaaaatgacatttttatataGTTATTTCCacttattaaattaaaatgtaattttactcCATAGTCAGCAGAGGTTTTCTCCACTTTTCATATTCAAACATACTCATTCATTGTTCCATTAAACGCTCTTTCCGGAAACTAAGAAAGCACTGAAATTTCTCTTTTGTTCAAAATTTTATTGATGATGacatctggcaaaaaaaaaaagtacataaaaaggttttcaagttattttattttttacataagaAAACAATCTGATAGATGGGCGGAGCTGGTGcggcgctgtgattggtccgtaTAGGTTGTATTGCACGTCGGCCGAACAGGTGCAGGTGAGGGAGCGGCGCCCTCACCCAAACGTTGAAAGGtgatttcttcatttttttccctcctcattCGACTTTGTCCCGTTGCGGAGACAAtttcttttcaaaattttcCCGCTCCGTTCGTCGTGTCGTGTTCGCCCGTGCAGCTTGAACTCTCGTCTCTTCCTCCTCCTAAAGAGGAGGGCTTGGAGgaggagagaggggggggggctcgTCGAGAAGTGGTCCGTCCGTCTCACTCGACTTCATTTGAGAgtgaagatgaggatgaggagggacTAACAGCTTCAGTGCGTGTGTGGAT is a genomic window of Festucalex cinctus isolate MCC-2025b chromosome 2, RoL_Fcin_1.0, whole genome shotgun sequence containing:
- the LOC144014410 gene encoding uncharacterized protein LOC144014410 isoform X8 is translated as MKIHHESDVLFFFKYVLVFHLMEMATLVQDPKKDRPRVTRELKMEQHVLRDGAVNGVASQCWNSGPDEEQDQLLPRRIIPLQPKTEGSLRRRLLTAKIHQHHEAIWGRNAGVAGWPPSGDKKPLPPHLQYPNPWYVQNCSPQARIHTGVPSELHVKPLLAEVHGKHPVQSHQVPRPALTQWRRTSSCPPTPEPRPGYAPPDPSPVRVPSTFKEQEVPLQCSYRASKRRKRKFFSFKKQQLKEATPLLHQAKEDDRWSIHYTTQKPQQGLFFIRAKKQHASAEDLQAYSSVTQHGDSKPTTSLLCTPSPTSFTSPGLCQSEGRVHRRWRDKSRKVRSTFWDFLSQSCFSVCLESSVWRRKSSASSDEEETVILNDTRPLTPLVLNPIDLTTCWDVFACETELGVKAEAIPRLPTPEEKMRQQADAVTAEIVTINVTGQSFDRQASFRKVACNTDSSSRHHRNLSRRMTHVTENPVDVINKQDSPADQCSRASPLVQQEEEEFVIKKRESLARKIRAPRGEGIASLMMSLTSPRVDSLSCSSDFRSLPRMATSSSLDSDASWNSVSYRTLSASSSCSQDFPSDLQPLLPCHLSARVIPQCSSPSHLSNPPSPRKWGPTCSCDHVGQSQNCTHYRSPSTSVADAESLDGASTLSRCGSHCSLQSPCPTGGDWTPINQEPSPVSVVSSACSSPCNFELVYSEDVTLSSSQSRTRSSSTSSSSCRSISLRKSKRPPPPPLRFDSLRRRVSRSKSCRTPSSPGVDRSPCSSTQTLHDPWVPRNHSKQRQSGIDCGTVTTFEPFEQAGSSNNLPSTPGYTLGLLHGSPVSKEEGQLQCLASPSSGYSSQSNPSPTRTPPGAFSLSQSSPFFYPCATSLPLSPKKSKPHPPERRSSLLSSISSSFSSTSSLSSCSSSNSSAQHSHPPAHLLPTPPPPPPLPPSPHHPPPLQYLSLHPTPLSPSLPPPPPLPLSLHPCPHLQLSSPPLTPLKPSSLHPTPLPPSTLRPHPSHFTPLCLTPPPALPPSSLPLQAAHLQPCSLTPSSPLQRSSLHPSPLPPSSLPPPPPLPPSDLSLHLTPTKSSSLPPTPRPASSLPPHPSHFPSSLYPRSPLPSSLPLETSHLPLSSLPPPTPLQPPTLHLSPLPSSSLPPPTTPLLASYPPAPPPLPPCLPPSSTPTPLPPPLASRPPPPPYSHAIKQSSHHAVLFSTSPGVTHQPARLHLPPGLGTPPNYSVKGSNLFTCPLVTAQALRSVKLRSITNKEVQCPKNLMADAKFSDTPQLDDTLSLDTPAHANSNQQQPVILPSHLVVSNDKSHIHTVTQDDHLINGQIHPGDSHMYARDSREVGSLRKKPVLPKKPNLSILGVIASSEARQKPKGENCRALISSSLVKPQSIPETTGCVVGPTGNILHSDTSSSNKGCHSSSKVDVLSSFDGTAPGPWCTLETLTRSTLAAQIVAGTSLQQEVERQCHRRMMRSLGEDEEEDEEQRKTTMMFATTKHNKSRKKRRAVGRHLLMMSSSRVSSSSSSSSSSSSDEEAESETRQSSLRDLIGPRKCSLSSVLSSDNLQGAVSLSDLLIEEPQDEEEEFEARKMDAGWRSDAGFFTGGSPGPRTTEDLFSVIHSSALWEGTA